The Oncorhynchus nerka isolate Pitt River linkage group LG3, Oner_Uvic_2.0, whole genome shotgun sequence genome includes the window agatcgaatcccccgaACTGACCAGGTagaactctgtcgttctgcccctgaacaaggcagttaacccactgttcctaggctgtcattgtaaataagaatttgttcttaactgacttgccttgttaaataaaggttacatattACATATTGTATAACTTTGCCATAACTAGCTATACATGAGAGATTTTGAGGTCTGGGTGGTTGGTGTTAGGCATGATGGTTGACTTTGAATCAACATACTTGGTGATTTATGTTTAACTCATATTAATGTTTCTCATCCAGGCTCCAGCTGCAGGTACGAAGGAGAAGAAGCTCACCTGCGTGTTCATCCCAGATGGACATGTGTCCATCAGTGCCAAGATCAACCGCAAGGGCTTCTGCGAGGGCGAGGACATCTGCATCAATGCCAAGTTTGAAAACACCTGCTCACGCATCGTGGTGCCTAAGGCAGCCATCATGGTCAAGCACACCTACCAGGCCAATGGCCGGACCAAGGTCCTGGGGCAGAAGCTCTCAGTCGTGAGGGGCAACCATATCATCTCGGGCATGTGTGACATGTGGCAGGGCAAGACCATCCAAGTGCCCAGGCTCAAGCCTTCACTCCTGGGGTGCGACATCATTCACGTGGACTATGCCCTTAGGGTGAGTCACAAACTTGAGACAACTTGTTGCTTGATTTAATACCATAAACCTGACATTGAAAATTGATTGAAAGGACTTGTGACCTAGGAATGACTTATCTATATCTATCCATCAGATCTATGTCCACATTCCCGGCAGTGACAAGGTGGTCCTAGAGTTGCCCCTGGTCATTGGGAACATCCCCTTCAATGGCTTTGGCAGCCGTACCAACAGCATGAGCAGTCAGGCAGAGTCCCTGAACACCCCCTCCAGTAGCTTTGGGTCACTGCGCCTCCCGTCACAACCCCCCAGCTACAGCAACATCTCCCGCGACTGCCGTATCGACTCCCCCCTCACACCGCTGCTGGTCGACTATGACGCAGATGAGGAGGAAGGACTGTTCATGCGCGCCCCCGAGCTTTGGtaccctcctccccctgcctACTCCGAGGTAAGGAGATGGAGAATAGAAAATGGAGATTTAACAGATATAGTCAGTTACTAGTGAAAGGTGAAGCAGATGGCACTGAATTTGCACCGTTGCAAATGTAGTCTTAATTATTTTCTTTCCAACTGTTTCTCTTTCTTTCCAACTTTCTCTCAGGTCGACGAGGATCTCAAACAGCAAGGGCCATGTTCTTCAGGTCTGCTGAACCACGAGTAAGAGTTGCAATGAATCCCCGTTGTAGTCTAAGCATTGTCAGGGAACGGACTGGTTAAAGAGCAGCACTGCTGTAAAGCAGAAAGAGTGGCTCTAGCTCTGAAGATTCTTTCAAGAAACAGAACTGAGATGTGGACTTGAGAGTCAAGTTCAAGTGAAATTATTCAGGCTGAATGAATATGGATTGTAGATGTTGGTGTCCACGGTCACTATCGCCATTGCAGTCTTCAGAAACGGATTGTTCCTATGTCTGTCTGTAACCCCCTTGCCATTCCACGGTAGTTCTGTACTTCAGTGTGTTCGAGTGTTTTGACAGTTGCCATATTCTCTCAGAGGAATGAAACAATGTTAGAATTCACATCCATACATTGAGTGTGCACAGCTATCATTTTAGGTCAGACAGATACGATTACTGTGACCATGCAAAAGTAATGAAGGGATAGAAAGTGTTTTAATGTTACATTCTATTCCACTTTATATTAATATAAATGGCTCTGTAATTAGATAATGAAAAATGACATATTTTTTTATTCATAATAGTCTTCCAGATTATACTCGGTCATTTTACATGAATTTTAACTCAGTGGTTTATGGTAGAAGAGAGTGACTTCATGGTAACGACAAATCTTGTCGAATGGGAATGACTAAATGAGAGATCTACATTATGTATTGAATTTGGGTATGTGAAAATGCGAGAACTATTTTATATGAGGAGAACCTATGGGTTGGTTTTCTATgcaaagaaaaaatatatattacattCTGAAGTGTTTCCCTCTCTTTGCCTTTATTATATTCGCTTCCTTTCAAGGAATGACAAATATTTGTCTGTTCTGGTTCTATTCCAGCAAGGTTGTCAATGCATTTGAACAGTAAGTAACCCTTGTCCAAGCCTGAACAGCAGGAGCCTATCTCTTGTTTCTGTAGCATGTGGCAGCTTGATGTAGAACTACATATTGGAGAGGACGCTAAGTCTGTTAACAGGACCTTACGCCAAATCcatctccttaatgctgagtgccaagcaggGAGGCATCATGTCACATTTTTGGCGTCTTTAGTAAGACTCAAACCCCCCAACCTACCAATGTCAGGGTGGACACTAACCACCCTCACCCTGTCACTGCATTTTACCAATGGCCCTTCATAAATGACCTCTCAGCAGAGGGGCTGCATATTGACACTGTCATTGAAGCAATAGGGAGCGTAGAGCAACACTACTAATTAAGTCACTTATTCATCCTTACTAAACAGTAACTCATGGAAAATTATATAATTATGGAGCTGACAGCAGACGACGGAATCAGATGATACTAACATACCTGCTGTGAATGATCTTTTATGGTAGGTTAGGTGAACCACAGTTCATCAGCAGAATGAGATGTTATTGTTGTAGTTCACTGaccatgaactgtaactcatgaCCAAATTACAGACATTGATACCAATGAAATGTCATAAATTCAAACTGCTCAGATGTTTTTCACATGGAAAACAAACATGGCTTTATTATTATTGACTACATAGAAAAACGTTCAAATGATAGAACCCTTTTTATTCCCATAAAGTTGTTCACACAGTttctgagagccagaaatcttgcttgtttgtaggtgaccaaatacttattttccaccataatttgcaaataaattcataaaaaatcctacaatgtgattttcagttttttttcttctaattttgtctgtcatggttgaagtgtacctatgatgaacattacaggcctcatctttttaagtgggagaacttgcacaattggtggctgactaaatacttttttgccccactgtatatggacacctgcttgtcgaacatctcattccaaaatcatgggcattaatatggagttggtccctcctttaatgctataacagcctccactcttctgtgaaggctttccactagatgtgggaACATTACTGCAGTGACTTACATCCATTCAGCCACAGgggcattagtgaggtcgagcactgatgttgggcgattaggcctggctcgcagtcggcattccaattcatccaaaaggtgttaaatggagttgaggtcagggctctgtgcaggccagtcaagttcttccacaccgatctcgacaaaccatttctgtatggacgtggctttgtgcacgggggcattgtcatgctgaaacaggaaagggccttccccaaactgatgccacaaagttggaagcacagaatcatctagaatgtcattgtatgctgtagcgttaagaattcccttcactggaactaaggggcctggccgaaccatgaaaaacagacccacaccattattcttcctccaccaaactttacagtgggcactatgcattgaggcaggtagcattctcctggcatccaccaaacccagattcgtcctttggactgccagatggtgaagcgtgaataatttctccagagaacgcgtttccactgctccagagtccaatggcggcgagctttataccactccagccgacgcttggcattgcgcatggtgatcttagcctTGTGTGTGGCtgtttggccatggaaacccatttcatgaggctcctgacgaacagctcttgtgctgacgttgcttccagaagcagtttggaacttggtagtgagtgtttcaaccgaggacagatgactTTTACACTGCACTTCAGCACTCGacggccctgttctgtgagcttgtgtggcttaccacttcacggcggagccgttgttgctcctagacgtttccacttgacattaacaacacttacagttgaccaggtcAGTTCTAGTAGGtcagacatttgacaaactgacttgttggaaaggtggcatcctatgacggtgccacattgaaagtcacagagctcttcagtaaggccattctactgccaatgtttgtttatggagagtacatggctgtgtgcttgattttatacaacgggtgtggctgaaatagacgaaTCCACTAATtataaggggtgtccacatacttttgtatatatagtgtttgaaaataaataaatatctcaAGAAGAATTAGGGGAAAGGTTAATCAGCATACACTATATataaaggagagtgatggaaatGAACAGATAGGCTGACCAAAATAACCCAGTgcatcaatctgtctctctcacgctctttctttctctctctctctctctctctctctctctcacacacacacacacacacacacacacacacacacacacacacacacacacacacacacacacacacacacacacacacacacaaaaaaaaaaaaaaaatgttggagAGGCTGGAGCAGAAGATAGCCGCAGTGCAGTTCCCAATGAGAAGTAAGTTTAGGGGgttgagttccttgctcaaggGAATATCAGCAGTAGGTTGCCGGCTCACTCCCCCCTCCAATCGAGGTTACCGCTGCTCCCATTACATACAGGATTGTAAAGTGGCATTCATGTAGCACTCTCTATGCATGTGTTAGCCTACAGAGCAGAGGGCTGGGGTGGTGGTTAATGACAACCACACCAAGTTGGGTAGCCGGCAGCAAGCCACCAGAAACCCTATGCTGTTGTTTACTCACTTCTACAGCTGTTCGCAAAGAGCAACCCCTCTCAAAaaatcctctctctcgctctctctttcctagTTGCCCTGCTAGCTGTCTGTTGAGGACCCCCCAACTCAATGCTATCCCAAAGGATCTTGCCAAGTAAGTCGTTGTCACTACACCCCATCTACCTCTAGAGTATGGCTGATGCCCACCTAAACCCTACCCAACTAGGAATCTCAAGGCATGATTTGGCACAAGCCGCCTTTTGACCAAACATAGAACTACATTCTTTTTGTTAACCTGTATGCATCAAAACAATTatattacacacagagagacacacacaagcactCAAAAATAACCCAATATTTTATATCCCTTGAACTGTTAGTATGTGTTGTAGTACAACGACACACTTTTCATATCAACGAGTATGTCCCACTGTGATAACATTATAAGCTGACACCTCTCGATATAGCACAAGCATAGAAGATCAAACTTAGTTGGGGTCTAATAATATCGCACTAAACTTTCGTTCCCTGGTGAAAAAGTCCTCTGGGGTCCGTTGGACATTGTGTTTCAACAATGTGTGTTTTCACATAACCAGCTAAGCTTTGAACTTTCCTCGAGATTGTGACTGACGTCTCCCGTGGCGTACATGTTGAACCACTGCTGAATCATAGCTGTACTGTGCAACACAATGAGAATCAGTTGCTCTGACAAAGAGAGTTTGTTGAAACGCTTTCATTTATGTCATTTTAATctcacatatacagtatattgtatcaTTGTCCTTCAGTACTGTTGCAGTCTATATGGCCGGTAATCAACCGTACGTCCATTTTGTATTTTAAGTGGGATTGACTTATTCCCTCACACTTCACACTTAGCATCTGCCCTATATGATTTAAAGGTTTTGACTTGTTACAGTTATAGGACAGTGTGCATGCATTCTATCATACTTCTGTTTCAGCTACTGTTATAAAGAAGGTAACACATACACCCATCTATGCTCCTCACCTAAATGTGCTGGCCTAAAAGGGCACTCACTATAGGTAACCCACCCCAAGATGTCCCAATAGCTACCTTGAAAGCAAATCCTGCAGCAAAGGAAATTAAGATAAGAAAGAGATGGTCAACAAACCCTCTAAATATGGGCTAATTGCTACAACTTCTTCCAAAGGTTAAACATGAACTTCGGGGTAAAAAGAAACGGCTCTTCAAAGGCCCACCATTTCATTCAGGGTCCCTTTGCGAGAGTTGGGTTGGTTTTGCTTTGACCTGACTTTGCCTTCGTACAATGCCCCTCACCCTCTTTTCAATCACACGATTTACCCCTCACCCATGATATCACCTTTCTGTAATAATGAGCCATCCTCACTACCCTATTGGCCAATAGTGCCAGTCACGTGGATGTCTAATTTATGATGACATGCCACATGATTTAGAGATCAGGGCTTTTACTATGTTTTTATCGCTTTGGtactattttcacaagtatgtggtaaAATTTCACAACTCTTAGTTGCATCCCGGAATCGCCTCTTCTCTGttaacgttgagactggtgttttgcgggtactatttaatgaagctgctggtTGAGGGCTTGTGacgcgtctgtttctcaaactagacactctaatgtatttgtcctcttgctcagttttgcaccgcagcctcccactcctctttctattctggttagagacagtttgcgctgttctgtgaaggaagtagtacacagcgttgtacgagaacttcagtttcttggcaatttctcgcatggaatagccatcAATTCTCAGAACAtgtatagactgacgagtttcagaagaaaggtctttgtttctggccgttATGAGTCTGTAatcgatgctccagatactcaactagtctaaagaaggacagttttattgcttctttaatcagaacaacagttttcagctgtgctaccataattgcaaaagggttttctaatgatcaattagccttttaaaatgataaacttggcttagctaacacagcgtgccattggaacacaggagtgatggttgctgataatggttcTCTGtacacctacagtatgtagatattccattcaaaatcagacgtttccagctacaatagtcatttacaacattaacaatgtctacactgtatgtcTGATCaatttacattgtagaataatagtgaagacatcaaaactatgaaataacactcatggaatcatgtactaaccaaaaaaagtgttaaacaaatccaaatgtattttagattttagattcttcaaagtagccaccctttgccttgacagctttgcacaatagTACAaataatattaaaaataaagaaaaagtattgaatgagtaggtgtgtccaaacttttgactggtactgtatactgtatatatgcattTTCACAtacattactgtaataatgtaccTGGTCGCTTTTTTAGCATTAATTTTGATAAGAGCAAGATAGGTATGTACCATTAGCAAATATTACATAGCCCCTGGTTTCTCTTAGAAAATTTGACATCTGAGTAATTTAGCAGAATGGACAGTGAAACAACCACTTACCACAATCATTACAAGTCACAACATAATCAATggagctttgaggacaatacagtgccactgacacggcctgcaaccaaaacatgcggcctctccttcactgcagccgaggtgagtaaaacatttaaacgtgttaaccctcgca containing:
- the LOC115103011 gene encoding thioredoxin-interacting protein-like; the encoded protein is MVIITKKLKIFEIVFHDPTKAFYSSGDKVSGNIVVEVSEVTKVSSMRVFGIGCAKVEYAKGKHRCGEAIEYLKYEDTVYLDQQTRDSNGLVTLRPGNRYEYMFGFELPHAGQLVSSYKGKFGCVQYYVRAVMERPSQPALQCEKHFEVEEPLDVNTPDLLAPAAGTKEKKLTCVFIPDGHVSISAKINRKGFCEGEDICINAKFENTCSRIVVPKAAIMVKHTYQANGRTKVLGQKLSVVRGNHIISGMCDMWQGKTIQVPRLKPSLLGCDIIHVDYALRIYVHIPGSDKVVLELPLVIGNIPFNGFGSRTNSMSSQAESLNTPSSSFGSLRLPSQPPSYSNISRDCRIDSPLTPLLVDYDADEEEGLFMRAPELWYPPPPAYSEVDEDLKQQGPCSSGLLNHE